Sequence from the Phragmites australis chromosome 6, lpPhrAust1.1, whole genome shotgun sequence genome:
ACTGCGAAGGACAGACAAGGAATGGGATAAACGATATGCCCACACCAAATTATCTAAATGTCACGTTTCCAGGGAATTCGAATACATGTGATGACCATGAACCTCTTCTTTCGACATCGCAACCTACAGGACTTGAGATGCCATCATTAAGTATGTTCCTGTTGGTTTACATGCCATGCATATTCTTTAAGGAAATTTCTCATGTAAGTATTTTGGTTGTTTTTTCTTGCAGATTGTAGTAAAGAACCATGCAATGGAGGTCAGTGAATAATTCTAATTTGATGGTCCTGCTTATCTTAAAACTGCTGAGATTTAAGGTTCACTGACTTAAAAATAGAGAGCTTCTGTTTCATATTCACTCGATGCTACTGCAGATCAGGATCATTTAGTCTCCTTTCCGAACGACTGGTTTAGGCTTGGCATAATTCCTTCTGGCTCAACTGATGCTATTGTTCTCAGGTAGTGTTAGAATACTTATCGGTAATGGTTACCTCATTTTTTCGATCATTGATTATTGTTGCATTCCATTAATTCTCACTGAAGCATGTGAGATAGTTATGGTCATTTTTGCTACTGGACACTTCCACTATCACTGTATCACCATCTGTAGTTCACATTGAGCAAACATATGGCGATTGGTAAGGTTGCCAAAGTAGCACTGGGCTGCTCTTTCAGAACATTTATGTATCTCGGATAATTTCTTATGTTCAGTTTAATGTCGATTTAATTCCAGCAACACATGCACAATATAACCATTTGTTGGCTCTTGCTAACAAACTATTGAGCCCTGTTGTTGTGTACAGAGTATGGACTCATCAATTCCAGTTTTTCGCTAATGGTTAAAATTCTATTGGTCTTTGCAGCACAACAGGGGAGCGAGATCCTGTGACCTCTGCTCTGCTTATTATTCTTGGCAGAAGGATATCACTTGATATAGCTCAAGTAGTCAGATGGAAAAGTAGACCAACAGATGAGGTCATACCTACTGTACGTTATGCAGCGTCATTTGCAGGGTATGCTACTGCCTCTAGGAAATAGTACAGTTATCTGGTGTGAATAACCCTGCACAATTTCGTATTTATATCTAATATAATTTACTAACCGAAGGGCTTTGACCTGCTGCATCCCTGAAAAGAAGAATTAGCTTGTGATTATATTAATTGTAAGATTGATAAATCGATGAGTTTGATTGCTGATCCTTGGTCAACTACTTAAATGATGTGCTAGCACAGGCATCCTGCAACAACTTTGACATAAGCTTGTAATAGGGCCTTTACCATTGTAAAGGAAAAAGTAATAGGGCATTTAGTTTGGGAAGCTACAGAGAGTTTAGCCTATTTTCTGTCTATTATGGAAGTAACCTTTAGAATCGAAAGGTTTTAGACTTAGTAGGACCAAAACCGAGTATATGAAGTGCGATTTTGGTGATATTAAGCATGAGGGAGAATGTGTTAGTATCTGTGGAGAGGTGATTCccaagaaggatacctttcgatatttgggatCGATGCTACAGAGGGATGGTGATATCGATGAAGATTttagtcatagaatcaaagcCGGGTGGATGAAATGGCGTCAAGCTTTTAGCATCCTCTGTGACAAGAGGGTGCCACAAAATCTGAAATGtaagttctataggacggcGATTCAATCCGTGATGTTGTATGATGCTGAATGTTGGTcaactaaaaggcgacatgtcCAATAGTTAAGTGTAGCATAGGTGCATATGTTGTGATGGATTTGtggccatacaagaaaggatcggatcCGAAATAATGATATATGTGATAGGTAGGGGTAgtaccaattgaagagaagttTGTCCAACATTGGTTGAGATGGTCTGGATATATCCAATGGAAGCCTCCAGAGTCACTTGTGCATAGTGGGATACTGAGGCGAGCTGATAATACGAAGTGAGGCAATGGTCGATCAAACCTAACATGAGAGAAGTATGTAAAAAAAGACTTGAAAGAATGGAATATCCCCAAAGAACTATACACAGATAGAAGCGCGTGGAAGTTAACAATCCACGTAATAGGACCATAACTTATACATCAGTCTCCttataccgttattacttttatttttttactattactaatatctttattatcattattgttttctcaccatctttttagttagatcttgtgggtttcatctctagcctaccccaagttacttgggacaaaggctttattgttgttgttgttgttgtatcgAAGTGACCATTTTTGTGGATTCCTCTACTGCGAATTAGGCCATCTTTTGCATAGTTGCTGATGGCCTCTACTTTGCTTGTAGATATGGCTTTTATGGAGAAGTTATCAGGGAGAGCGAAAACTATCGATGGATGGGTCCTGCGCGTTATGACTTTTCTGGAACAATGGTCTTTCTGAAGCATAGGTGATTAATGTTTACTATTATAGTAACATTGTCACTTCAATTTGTTGCAAGTTAACAATCTCTGGTCATTTTTCAGATCATATGAGGCAAAAGTTGCTTTTCTTCAGACTCAAAACACTCATTCACTTACAACGTCAGCAGAGGATGTTGTAACTGGAGCACAACCAGTACAATCTCGTCAGAAGAGACCTCACAAAATTATCTGCCGAACAAATTGCCTTATATGCAAAGAGACTTCAACATTTGGACAATATTTAGAAGATGAGATTCCAGGCAGCTCCAGAACAATATACGAGAACTCGAAGTGGGTCTGGTCCAAAGGACGTTTTCTCAGTGTTGGTGCAGCTGTCATTTCATGTCGTAATGAGAGAGCCCCTGATGGCCTGGTGGCCGACGCACACCTCTCGGATGGTTTTCTTCATCTTCTGCTCGTCAGAGACTGCCCTCTTCCCCTTTACTTGTGGTGAGTGAAATGTTGCTAAGTCCATGGTCCAGCTTCTTCCAGACTTCAGAGCACGTTTGATTCGAAAGTTGCTTTTCAGCAAAAGATAAAAACGATCACAAGCTAATTCCTGAGAAACTATTTAACTCTGCTCGAGTTGGGATTTGAAACCTTTTCATATCTGTTGTCTGTATACATGAGTGAACCTTAAGGCATGACGGAAGTGCAACCTTAAGACTAAAATATAGTTTAAATTTATTTCCAATTTTACTCTTACTATTCACAAACTAAAAATTCTTTCTTTTATATTCATTGAAAAAAATCAGCCTGTCGATTTTGTTCATCTCTATATATAGCGTATGTTTTTGACCAGGGTGTTTTATCTGCAGGCATCTAACACAATTTACCAAGAAGGGTTCAGACCCGCTGAGCTTCAAGTTTGTTGAACATAATAAGGTAGTGACTTTTTCTCACGTTTACTTCCATGTTTTTGAATTTAATAAAGCTCCCATCTTCTGCAGACACCAGCATTTACCTTTATCTCATCACATGATGAAAGTGTCTGGAACTTGGATGGAGAGATTTTTCAGGCGTGTGAGGTATCTGTCCAAGCTTGCCGGGGCCTTGTCAACCTCTTTGCTTCGGGACCAGAGGTGTAGTGATCTGCCTCATAAGTTCTTCCTGTTTGCACCAAGGAAGGGCTGCCAAAAGGTCAGAGAAGTCATTGTTTATACACTTGTATATTGTACACTCTTATTTGTATCTTGTAGAGAACTAGAATCATTTGTTTATAGATATACTCTTAGTTATGTGGATGTGGAAATTATAGCCCTTTTTCGCCATGGAAAAGAGGAACAAGTAATTTTGATTCAAGTAAATGAAGCGAAGTTTATCCACATGTGTGAATAATGTGCAGTTAGAAATTTCGTGCCATGCATCATGAATGATTTTGATCCTGATATTTGCAATACATTTTTTTGTGGATCAACGCTTCATCAGACACTGTAACACcttaaaattttcaattttcgtaatagtttaaattttttctagaattaaataggagtaggagattttattcaatttagaaggaaattaatttctaaatttaatttatcATAGGTTATATTCATGCTTGATATATTCAATAGGTTTTGTGTGtggaaaaatatttgtaaaaatttgCCAGAAGGCGCTCGTTCAAAATTTCTTGTAGAAAtggttcaaaaataatttttttcctaatttctAAAGTTTTTCGGGCCTTTTTCTTCTCTCAATATGGCCCAAAcatctctctcccctcctctcctttcGGCCTGGTTCAGACcaccttctctctccctcccctgcTTGGGCCACGCCCTGtttccctctctctcatccctctctctgtcATGTGGGACCACGTCGAGCTACCAAGCCACGCCCGAGCTAGCTCACTTTCTTCCACCTCCGACGGTTTCCCCTCTGCTGttgcctcttctctctctcaccgTCCATTTCCGAGCCAAATTCACTCGTCTCCGTGCACGTTAATGCCAAATGAAAGCTAGAATGAAGACAATTCATTGAGTTCTCCCACAATCTGACTATTTTGCATGGATTAAACCCCCTAAATCGAAAGTTTCTTTGGAGCTTTAAACCCGCTGGCAATTTTAACTTGGTCTATAAAAGCCCAATTAGATCCCTGACCGAGCCTTCCCTTGCTCCATCGTACTTTCCCCCCAACTTTTCTTTGTTTCACTGCCGCCTAGGAGCCCCTGCACCATGCTCGGGTCACCGCCGAGGGCCACCATCGTTGCCAAGCCGTTGTTGCCCTCCCCGATGCTCGGTGATCCGTCGAATGACTTCGCCATCACTTGGTCGACGTGTTTCGCCACTCGCCGGAGCTCCGCGACCACTCGCACGTTGAACCGTCGTCGCTCCGACCGTGCGCCGTTGTGCCCAACTTGCTGTCGCCGTTGTCTAGGCCGGAGCTGAGCTAGGTGAGATAAGCATCGTCCGACCCTCTGACTGTGGTCCACGGGTCCATGGATTTTTCCATGGGATTTTCAACAGAAAAATAATTCAGTTTTGCTTCATATCTAgtcttttcttgacttaagcctcaTATCATGCTTTCCTTTCACTTGCgaagtacattatgtactcacactcgtTGCTCTCTTTTCTTGCATTCTACTATTGATCAGAAGCCGTTAATGAAGCTACATTCTTCGATGTAGATGACTTCGACTTGGAGCTtcttttctaggctggtgtgtcTCTGGTTGACGTTTATGAAAGATGGAAAACTCTCTGACGCTGgagttttcttttccattttgtttttcttctagaccctcggATCCTTTTATAATAAGTTATGATGTTATAGTAATGATATACTGATAATGTAACGTGTGTATGAAACTTATTcttaatatatatatgttgtatctgattttgttcctttaaactgggtgttacatacACCCTGGAGGATGAGGGTGTTAGTTTAGGCCCAATTTACCTAGGAAAAGCTTAGTTTGTCTCGGGAGCTCTCTAATCTTTTTGTTAGTGGGCAATTGGGCTTAGTTGTAGTGACATTGTTCGGAAAACCTTAACTTTTTGTGatgttgtgtgtgtgtgtgtgtgtgtgtctatatatatatatatatatatatatatatatatatatatatataatattttaagaATACATGTCCACTTAAAAAATAATGAGGTCTACCCTACCATCcccgttcaacgggcgagaacAAGGTCTCGCCCGTTGAGACTTTATGGGCCCGGTTGCAAGCGAATTTAATGACCGCAGAGAGAAAGGTTTTGCTTGTTCAGTGCACGAGAACTTGGTCTTGCCcgttgaacgggcgagaccttcATGGCTGCAACGCGCACAGACTCATCCAAAAGGTATCACCCGTCCAACGGGCGAGATCTTTTGAGTATTTAGTCCCGTGTGGTCGGTCCTGCCAACGTCAATAGCTCATTTTATTCCCATTCAGTCgagaggagaggggaagggaggggagggagatttgTGCGGCGAAGCCCTATTGGAAAAAAGAGGtaattttttcctatttttttaacaaacccGGTAGGATAGTAACTAATGCTAGGTTTTAacataggttagatgttagatctagattttattttatagacctggtaggatagccactagacgTATGTTAAAATGTAGACatagttttagaattagggttagatatagttcagcaattagatcatatttatacatatattttagcaattagatgtagtatttagacatatgttatgtattagatgtaggatttagacatagcgtagtcataattgatatgatatatgtaggatttagatgtgtttgataTAGCGAATCGGGAATAtattgttgcagtatagattacatgttgggctACGCTTGTTATGAATTTTGCATTTTAGATGTAGTTTAATATGATTCTTTCTGTTTTGTCGTAATaatgttataatttttattGATAGTTGTCAGGTATGTTGGATATGTGACAGTTAAGGATTTTTTACGGGGACAGTAAAATCTTATATGGTCCAGAAGGGGTAGTACTATCCGTATTTAAGTCAAAGGATAGGGGTATATCCAGACCAATGTATAAAAGTGTCAGACGCTTGTATGCCTAGTTGATATagagtttcaaaatagaccccggGGTtaaagagatgaccattagcattgtgggcaacCGTTTCAGAGAAGGTGTATACTGGGATGTGTTCCCGCTCTGGGAAGATGAAGTGTGGAAGAGTACCTGCAtgatgttgtgcacagaggttggccttctatgttgcttgtgcaatgaaaGAATAAGGACACAGTTagggagatgcagggtggagGGTACGCGAAGGAGGAGGGTGAtaaggaagagtatgatgaagatgtcgatttagatggtgcacattcatcgAATTATCTAACTGAACCGACCGATGAGGCAAACGAGATGAACGAAtctcttctctaattgaacagatagaGCGGGATGATCTTCAGGCTGATGAAACTCATGAGTATGACATctcagatgatgaggacgatgctccAGTTCCTATGGACTGGAATaatcaaaacttcaacaaccttgtggtgaatgaggggaatcaagtgGCCTGGGAGTATACACAGAATGAGGTGACTCAAGCTGATAGGTATCTtaccagtcaggccatgaagAATGTTGTGACTCAACGGGTGACCTTGCTTCGAcgacagttttatgttgtcaagtcaagcaagaaggaatatgatgtgaagtgcacGAATGAGTGTTGCCCGTGGCGGGTGCACAACTtgaaggggaagtgggttgactattgggaggtgtcgattgtggtcgaTCACACTTGCATGATGAATGAACTTGAGCTCAGCCACAGGAATATCACCTTAGcctttgtcgccaatgtgatgtacAGCCAGATTGTAAACAACATGAACTACAAACTAGGAtccataatcaggcaaattgaggagtacaagtacactatcagctacaacaagacATAAAGGGAAAataggaaggcaattgagataaGGTTTGGGACCTACGAAACATCATATGACAACCTGCTACATTTGTTACAGACCATTGCTCGAAAGAACCTAGGGACGTATTACGATATTGATAAATACACATTGCTGTCTAAACCTGATAAGTACGTCATGAAGAGATGTTTCTTTGTAACAGGGGcatgtatcgaagctttcaagTATTATCGGCCTATCCTGTGCATCGACGGCATTTTCCTTACCGGTAAGTTCATAGGACAGATCCTtactgctattggggttgacgGGAACAATCAAgttttaccgttggcctttgcatttgtgaaGAGTGAGAACAACAACAGTTAGTATTGGTTCCTGTAccatgtgaggatgataattattGGTGCTTGGCCGAATATGTGCATTATATATGACTGATATATAGGATACTCAAGGCAATTGTGGAGTTGCAAAATGGAATGGAAGATAGCTTGATTGGACTTGTGTGGTCAGATCTATAGAGTAGGTGGTGTATGAggtatttgggtgcaaacttcttacGTCAATTCAAGAACACCAGGAGCGATGGGTTGGTATGGAGATGTGGTGGAGGAGAAAAGCTTATGAACGCCGGGAGTACGGGCAATATCAGGAGGAACTAAGGCTAAAGCGTTAGGAGGAGGAATctatgaggaaggcagcggagGAGCGTGTCGCGACTAAAGCACGCGAAGTAGatagggaaaggaagcgggagatgACCCATTGCGCTAAGGTAGAGGGCTTCGATGCcctgaaaaaaaggaaaacatcctagatgcactcagtagagagcatctattgtacccTAGTCTATTTTTACTCTTAAGATATGTTAAGTTTAGCAGCGGcatgctattaggttagtctttagacgtaccATACATACCTATGTTTGtggtcatctctttatggttaggatcCATGCATGCAGCAACGAAAAATCCCATATCTCATATAATGTTTATTAACGTATGTAAACTTCGTGCCGGGTTATATGATACTTGTGCTTCGTAACTACTATTGTtcaacaaattagattttgttcTCACAAAGtcactttataaaaaaaaaattacacacatttttacaccaactaaataaagaaatatcgataaaatGACATCGAACTAAAATTAAAGATAGAATGAACCGTTTAGACAATTATATGTACAACTACCATTTATCATCgaattaatgtgcaatattttttaatttacttaatacaaaatctatattaaaaaataattatatatatttttgtaattgaattAAATCGAATATGTCGTCCGGTAGGTGGGTGATACAAATAGACGAGGTTAGAGTAGACCTCATTATTTCTTAAACGAGCatgtaattttaaaatatttgtgatatatatatatatatatatatatatatatatatatatatatatatataattcggTTTGTTTGTGAGAAATTGGGCTTGGTTTTGGTGCACCATAGTTTCGTCACCACGGATTCATGGACAAAATTTCTAAGATTTGCCGGACGCTAAAACACGGGCCCAGTCGACGCGCCGGTGCCACCACTGCCCTTTGGTGCTTGGGTCGGCCAGGAGTCGCGGACGTAATGGGAATGGTCGGAAAAATCTCTTTAACTGTTTTTTCGTTTACATTTTCTCACTTTCATATTTTGTTAACCCGGTAGAAACAAAACGAAGAGGTTAGAAATGAAAACGAACACGTGATTACCGGtggttaaaattcaaaattagataacatatctgagcgtatttaccgaaatagataatatgtagttgtatttattaatttagcattcgtattcggcatacggtgtACCAAAAATTTGGTACAATGTGTATTGAAAAAAACTATTTTCGACACACGGTATGCCGAATATGAccaacagtgtcgtattcggcacaccgtgtaccgaaaatgTACTgacaacagtgccgtattcggtataccgtgtgccgaaaaaaATACTTTTTGGTACACGGCCATGTTGTGTCTGTTTTTTGGGTACATGGTCATGTCGCTACTGAAAAAGtgtttttcggcacacggtgtgctgaatatggtaTTGTTGCTCGTATTTGGCACACCGTCTGTTGAATACAGTTAATTTTTGGTATATGGTGTGTCGAATATAGGCAACAATATTGTATTTGGTACACCGTGTgctgaaaatagttttttggtacacggtgtaccgaaaatctatttttatacaTCGTTcgtcgaatacggatgctaaattaataaatacaactatatattatctattttggtaaatacgtttatatatattatctaattttagatttttaccaaTTACCGGTTATACTAAAACAGCCAGAAATACGTGTCCTGGACGGAAGGAAATCTGAACTGAAAATGCCACAGCCCAGTGACTCATGGTCAGAGGCTTCGTCGCGCAGCTGCGATGTTGGTCGAGTACTCGAGTACAGGCTGACAGGCAGGGGGCGGTGAGTAAAGGTCCTTGACTTGCATTCGTAAGCAGTACTGAACGTGGTGGTACTTGATTACATGCATGCGTCTCGGCACTACGGAGTGGAATGGAGTAGTCCGTAATCGAGTTTATGTGCAGCTCATAAACTGTTTTCGTGCTTATTTGCCTAGCAGTACCACTTTTTTAGAAGGGGCTGACTCTGTTATATCAAGAGTAGCACAAATATATGAACCTGAGACAAAGGAAAATACAGAGAACAATACGCAGGTCCTGTCAGTGACACCCTGAACTTCATCTCTGATCCACCGTTGCTGATTATGATAGAAGGAACCGATGTTGAAATCTGCACTAATGAGGATAGGCCATACAAGGCCAATAGATTTTTCGCATCCACCAAAAGTAACATCTCGCAATCAGGATACGTTGAAGACGCTGAACGCTCTGGACAATCCTGCTAATCCTGCTAGTTAGAAATAAATCCGGCGCCATAACATATATCAACTATAAAAAGGAGAGGCAACGCCTCCAATAAGCCCGTCGTCGACCCTGACTTAAAGCATCTCTTCAGAAAGGTGCAACACAACAacacatatacacatacatatctCCCATACCTAGAGAGACGCTGTGAAGAAACAAAAGCACCAGTAGATCACGCACTAAATCCACGGGATAACCTAACAACTTACCCAGCAGACTAAACTACCAACTAGAACTACTGACCTCACTACTAAGCTATGTAAGAGATATACTGACCGACCGAATCGCCTTCGCGTGGCCTTCTGAGTCACCTCCGCTGAGTGTTGAAAACtcgaaatggatcatcattttCTCCGGCACACCGTACACTTGCGTCAAGGAGGCAGGTGGTGCATCAGCCAGAcaaacgcatgcatgcatgcattacaTACCCTCCGACTCAGAGACTCGTAGTGATGTGGAGTGGAGAATGATGAGGCCCGAGAGATCTGCAGGCGCCGAGGAGAAACGGAGAATAAAATTGCCACCGGTGGCGGATGTCGGCCGGAGCAAGACAAAGCGACCGGCGTGGTGGTCAGGCTGCGAGTGTCGGTGCCTTCGTGGTCAAGTGTGTTTTTGTGCCAGACGAATCGGCGGGGCGGGCCCGTGGCGCATGCCGTCGTGTGTCGATCGTGGCTTTGCGTTGTGCTGCtgcatctttctttctttcttcgcTGCTCTCTAGAACACATTCTTTTGTTATAGACACACACAGAGGCACTGCACGCAGCTAGGAGCACTACCCAGATACAGTTGTTAACAAAAAAAGCAAAGCAGATGCCATAATGTACTGTGCTTAAGTATGCCTTCATTGCTGCATCTAACATGTTTGTAGAGCTCTCCTATGattaaaaaatgatttttatgattatttagggtaaattttatagaga
This genomic interval carries:
- the LOC133921621 gene encoding ceramide kinase isoform X1, with translation MQGDGEVLFLGGVGEVAVTIGHDGLSIQPLHPELASSCWSSFNLQPKLDNKIKFSDVYAIELLDKGPICGAWNTRTAIQGKKNSEMHRFVVHGITRTRKRPSPLLPCEYIFGHKDLNTCKNWFEHLMACINNEGDRPKNLMVFVHPLCGKGRGPRNWETVAPLFDRAKVKTKVIVTERAGHAYDTLALLSDKELKTFDGVVAVGGDGLFNEILNGILSSRFKASYPPTPEGFGYFGSTENCEGQTRNGINDMPTPNYLNVTFPGNSNTCDDHEPLLSTSQPTGLEMPSLNCSKEPCNGDQDHLVSFPNDWFRLGIIPSGSTDAIVLSTTGERDPVTSALLIILGRRISLDIAQVVRWKSRPTDEVIPTVRYAASFAGYGFYGEVIRESENYRWMGPARYDFSGTMVFLKHRSYEAKVAFLQTQNTHSLTTSAEDVVTGAQPVQSRQKRPHKIICRTNCLICKETSTFGQYLEDEIPGSSRTIYENSKWVWSKGRFLSVGAAVISCRNERAPDGLVADAHLSDGFLHLLLVRDCPLPLYLWHLTQFTKKGSDPLSFKFVEHNKTPAFTFISSHDESVWNLDGEIFQACEVSVQACRGLVNLFASGPEV
- the LOC133921621 gene encoding ceramide kinase isoform X4 encodes the protein MHRFVVHGITRTRKRPSPLLPCEYIFGHKDLNTCKNWFEHLMACINNEGDRPKNLMVFVHPLCGKGRGPRNWETVAPLFDRAKVKTKVIVTERAGHAYDTLALLSDKELKTFDGVVAVGGDGLFNEILNGILSSRFKASYPPTPEGFGYFGSTENCEGQTRNGINDMPTPNYLNVTFPGNSNTCDDHEPLLSTSQPTGLEMPSLNCSKEPCNGDQDHLVSFPNDWFRLGIIPSGSTDAIVLSTTGERDPVTSALLIILGRRISLDIAQVVRWKSRPTDEVIPTVRYAASFAGYGFYGEVIRESENYRWMGPARYDFSGTMVFLKHRSYEAKVAFLQTQNTHSLTTSAEDVVTGAQPVQSRQKRPHKIICRTNCLICKETSTFGQYLEDEIPGSSRTIYENSKWVWSKGRFLSVGAAVISCRNERAPDGLVADAHLSDGFLHLLLVRDCPLPLYLWHLTQFTKKGSDPLSFKFVEHNKTPAFTFISSHDESVWNLDGEIFQACEVSVQACRGLVNLFASGPEV
- the LOC133921621 gene encoding ceramide kinase isoform X3, producing the protein MQGDGEVLFLGGVGEVAVTIGHDGLSIQPLHPELASSCWSSFNLQPKLDNKIKFSDVYAIELLDKGPICGAWNTRTAIQGKKNSEVFVHPLCGKGRGPRNWETVAPLFDRAKVKTKVIVTERAGHAYDTLALLSDKELKTFDGVVAVGGDGLFNEILNGILSSRFKASYPPTPEGFGYFGSTENCEGQTRNGINDMPTPNYLNVTFPGNSNTCDDHEPLLSTSQPTGLEMPSLNCSKEPCNGDQDHLVSFPNDWFRLGIIPSGSTDAIVLSTTGERDPVTSALLIILGRRISLDIAQVVRWKSRPTDEVIPTVRYAASFAGYGFYGEVIRESENYRWMGPARYDFSGTMVFLKHRSYEAKVAFLQTQNTHSLTTSAEDVVTGAQPVQSRQKRPHKIICRTNCLICKETSTFGQYLEDEIPGSSRTIYENSKWVWSKGRFLSVGAAVISCRNERAPDGLVADAHLSDGFLHLLLVRDCPLPLYLWHLTQFTKKGSDPLSFKFVEHNKTPAFTFISSHDESVWNLDGEIFQACEVSVQACRGLVNLFASGPEV
- the LOC133921621 gene encoding ceramide kinase isoform X2, translated to MQGDGEVLFLGGVGEVAVTIGHDGLSIQPLHPMHRFVVHGITRTRKRPSPLLPCEYIFGHKDLNTCKNWFEHLMACINNEGDRPKNLMVFVHPLCGKGRGPRNWETVAPLFDRAKVKTKVIVTERAGHAYDTLALLSDKELKTFDGVVAVGGDGLFNEILNGILSSRFKASYPPTPEGFGYFGSTENCEGQTRNGINDMPTPNYLNVTFPGNSNTCDDHEPLLSTSQPTGLEMPSLNCSKEPCNGDQDHLVSFPNDWFRLGIIPSGSTDAIVLSTTGERDPVTSALLIILGRRISLDIAQVVRWKSRPTDEVIPTVRYAASFAGYGFYGEVIRESENYRWMGPARYDFSGTMVFLKHRSYEAKVAFLQTQNTHSLTTSAEDVVTGAQPVQSRQKRPHKIICRTNCLICKETSTFGQYLEDEIPGSSRTIYENSKWVWSKGRFLSVGAAVISCRNERAPDGLVADAHLSDGFLHLLLVRDCPLPLYLWHLTQFTKKGSDPLSFKFVEHNKTPAFTFISSHDESVWNLDGEIFQACEVSVQACRGLVNLFASGPEV